ACACGGCAGGAGACTCAAGACACTGGTGTCCGAGCAAGTGCCAAGGCCTCGGCGTGGCCACTCACGTTCGATGACAAAAACATTCGCCTGGGAACGGATCCACTTGACTTTGGGGCTCTTCGACAAGTGGTTGCGGTCGGGGTCGTTGCTGGCCCGGCACTCGTACATGCCCGAGTCCTCGGTGGTGAGGTTTGAGATGGAGATGGTGCTGGTAGAGTGGAGGTTGTAGGTGGCGTTGATTTTGACGCGGTCCTGCCAGGCGCCatcccagagctgagcagaggtcTCATTGGGGTCGTTCCCCTCAAACCACCACTGGATCTCGGGGATGGGATTGCCAATCGCCTCGCAGTACAACTCGACGCTGTCCTGAGTCAGTCTCCTTTGAGACAGCGGTGACTTTATAAAACCAGCTATGAGTTGAAGAGGTATTAGTGCAAAGTGTTAGTGCAAAGCAAGAATTCACCCTctacaagccaaaaaaaaaaaaaacaaaaaaaaaaactctgccACTGAGAAGAGGCCACAGGCAACCTTGTGATCAGCacacttttccctctctccccccctcaGTGCTCTCTGAGTTCTGCACAGGTCAGACAGGGATGGTGTTCTGAACACTTTGACTCCAGTCAACAACACTCCCTGCCACCAAACCAGAACACACAAACCAGGACATCATCCAGAGCAGGAacccagagcagccacagccacagcaccgcctgcctcctgccaggcagggacCTTTACCCATAGCATTAAGAGGAGaagattttttgggggtggggggggaaagcCTGGCAGAtagctctgcagggctggatTGGTGATAAACAgattaaaagcagcagctgcagactgAAACGAGGGTATTTTTCAACCTGCTCTAGCAGGCAGAGACCAGAGGGTTCAGAGCTCAAAACCAGATGGTCCAAAGGTAGATCCGTGAGCCACCAGCTCACATCAGCTCCGGGCCACTGGCCAGGCAGAGCACAGCCACTGGGAGCCATTCCTGGAGGGTCAGGAAGGGAGGTTCTAGCACAGGGCCTCAGGAAAAGACACCACTGGCAGGTCAAGGCTATTTATGTGACTCAACCTCAGGCAGGACCCACGCAGGACCACGCACCACGTCCTCCCCACACAGGGACGCGGCGGCTCGTGGgcatcctctgctcccaggaaaCCAAAGCACCCCACCAAACCCACCCAAGACAAAGTTCAGGATTAGATACAACCCTCCACATATGTACCATCACCTATAGGCACAGAGGAGGGGGCCCTGGGAGTGAATTTTTGGATGCCTGAAGAGGTTTTAGTAAGAAATCCCGTGACCCTGTCTTGTGAGCAGAGAAACAAATCAGTATTGTGAAACCATGTGTGTCTGGACTCCAGAAAAACACAAGTTTCAGGATCCTAAATAAAGCAATTCCACTTCTCAacggagaaaaaaaaaaaagtaccctGAATCATTAAAAGTCTGGAAGAACAAACACACTCAGATAAGGAAGGAGAGATGGGATCTGATCTGAGACACTTTCAGGAGACTGACACAAGAAAACTGAAGCACTTTAAAACAGTTTTGAGAGGAATCCAGGGGCTAAAACCTCACACATCAGCTGCAGTCCTGCTGGTCACGCTCATAAATACACCCTTCAACCCCTTTACAGAGGTCTCAGGGTTTCCAAGCGACTCTGGATGACAGAATTGTTCCAGAAACACAAGAATAATTTCCTTGAAATAGTTTTTAACACGTGGGAAGTGGTGCGGGTCCCAGAATACACATGGGGGCACCAGCTGTAAGCAGTTTTCTTATAGAGTTTCAGTTCCAGAACTGACCTGTGTGCTAAATAGATTTGTTTATTACACCACAGGTCTGTGATTAAACACTCCCAACCACCTCATTTTGAAAATCCACAGCACTGGCTCCAGCACTTGCAGAAGCCTGTCCCATTTTACCTACAGCCTGGGTTAATGGCAGTTGCTAAAGATCaacgtgtttttttttttttttggtgtttgggtttggttttttttttcagatacaaGGTGATTATTGTATGCTGACAAAATAAGCTGCTGCAAGGTTATTTGCTCCGAGTTAGAGGGCACTTCCCGCAGTTCAGGCAGGCTAAAAAGCTTCAGCAAGCAGTAAAAACAGCAAGTACCATTTGCATTCAGACGGGATtaacacccccaccccctcccagcacccatgggagcTGATCCCAACCCTGGGCACCCGAGGGTGGGGGACACGGGTCCCACCCCACCCACTCAGATGTTTTCTGATGGGCTGCAAGCTGAAACCAGCTCAGAACGCTCCTCCGGGGGCAGGGTGGGATCTGATCGAGCGGGACAGTGCTGGAGGCCAAGCAGAGCAGATAAATGTTCCCCTGAATCACCTTCAAACTGCAAACAAAGCTCTCCCCCCCCCGGGGCAGAGGGAGGAGTCCTGGTGTTCAGTGtctgctggccatgctcctcCCTGGCACGACCTTTGTTTCTTTATCCTGGGAAGGGGATGGATGAGGCTCCAACACTTTTTGACATTTCCACCAGCAGCTACAAAATGGACTCTCCCCCCCCCAGGCTCCACAGGCagattcctcctcctcctcccccagggcACAGGCTCCATCCAGGCAGGCACCGAACCAGCCGCTGGTTCCGAGAGCTGGAGGAAAGAACCTCTCAACCCCTGAGGCTCTGAGAAGCCACCTCCGAGCCCTGCAGCCGGGGCAGGACACGGGTTACACAACCCCGGAGCAGCTCTTCTTCCTTCCGAGGATTTCAGACCAAGGATAGAaacagcctcctcctccacacCTCCCCCCTGCCAACCCCTTGGAGGGGGGAAACGCCCAACACGGGCAACTCCCGGTGAATTGATGAGAACTGCACCCACCCGAGGTGTGAAGGTGGGGAGGAGGTCTGGGTGGTACCAAAACACAACGGTGCCCCAAGGAAATGTCGGAGCAGACACTCCTGACGCTACTCTTGGATTTATCAGACTAgacttcctcttctctttcaatCTTTGGGTTTGGCTCTACAACACTGAAGCCAGACAGATACCACAAACAGGCTACAACTTTTTTTAGTGCCTGGTAAAGCCaaaccatcaaaaaaaaaagagcagccaAGACTCAGAGGAACACAAATCCTTCACCATCAGCCTGAACCAGGCTGCAGAGTCCCTGGAGCAAAGCCCCGAGGCACTCAGCTCATCTGTGGCTCTGAGCACACCAAACATActcagaaaaaccccaaacaaaattaaatgtcGGAGCCACAGCACAACCCAAACCCGGACTTTTCGGGTACCGTCATTCCCATTCTCCCACCCCCCTCACAAACCCCAGGGCAGGTGCCGTTTCCTCATTAGGGGATTATCAACTTAAGCCCCATGTGAACATCTTTAGAGTCTTAAAGCCCAGAGATCTGCGACTCCTCATCAGCCGAGAAGCGGCCGCGACCAACACAGACGGCAGAACGCCAGCTCTACGACGCTCAGGGTCCGCGGATCCCGGTACCGGGTCCGCCGACCCATCCCCACAGACCCCGAGCCCCACGAGGCCGCAGCCCCGGCCCCAGCTCCGAGCCCCGCCCCGGCTCCGCCCGCCGAGCGACGTGCTACGCCGCAGGGAGCCCGGGATGCCGCCTGCTCAGCCCCGGACCCGCTCCGCCGCGCCCCCGAGGAGCCCCACACACCCCCGCACCTCAACTCCCCCCACCGGGCCACCCCAGGAACCCCCACAGACCGCTCCGGGGGACTCCCACAGACCCCACCGGAGCTCCCCACAGAACCACCGGACCGCCCGGGGGCTCCCCCATCCGCTGGCCCGCACGACTCCCACCCAACCGTCCCCGAGCCCTCGGTACGACTGAGCCCTCCGGTCCTGTCCCTGCCGTCCCGTACTTGTCCCCAGGACGCCGGCGAACATCCCGCCGAGGAGAAGCAGCGCCCAGAGGCCGCAGGACCGCTCCGCTCTCGCCGCCATCTCcgcccgcgccgccgccgccgcgctgCTCCGCCCGCTATAAGCGCAGCGCCGGGTCACGGCGAGGGGGAGGGGTCACTGCGTGACACGCCCCTTCTACCCGCCCGACAGCCAATCGCGGCGCCTTCTCGGCGACCTGGCCCCTCCCACCCACAGCGCAGCCAATCACAGTGAAGAGGTGACCGAgcacccctctccccccccctccctccggctccctgcagccccagccggTTCGGGCCGGTCCCCCCGCGGCCACACCCACCCGGCGGGCGGACAGCCAATGAGGAGTGCGGTAGCAGTCACGTGACAGCGGCAGCGGGGCCCGGGTCGGAACCAGTACcgggagggcaggggagggacGGGGCTGGCGGGAGCGGTGAGCCCGGAGAGCGGCCCCGTGGCGGGGAGGAGCTCGGGGGTCACGGGCGGGGAGTGGGCGGAGGGACCGACCCGAGGGCTCCCGGTGCGGCGGGAGGTTAAAACCGCATTGATGGAGTTCGCGGCGCTGCAGAACCGGGGAGCAGGACCCGGGAGAGGGGCTGCGGCTGCACCCCCAAACCTCCGCCTTCCCCTGGCTGTGCCGGGGGCCGCGGGTTTTCTCTGGCTCATGGGAGGTCCTGCCTGGGGCTGCCGAGAGACCGCGGTGGTTGTACCGGAGCAGTCCCGGTGAGCTGGGGCCGCCCGCACCGGGACACGTGGgaagggaacaagaaacaagggCATTCGGCAGCCCCGCACCGGGTCCGACCCCGCCGCCCCCTCCAGCAGCGGCTCCGGGGCCCGCCCGGAACACCCCGAGGAGCGGGGAAAACGGATGCCCCGGGATCTGGGCACCGGCCCAGCTGGAGCCGCACGATAAGCCCgaggggccgggccgggcggtaACGGGGTGCTGCCCGGTCACGGAACCAGCCGGGGCGAAGGGGCCCTCGTGGGGCAGCGGCTCTGGCCCAGCTCTGCCCGGCCCTGGGCTGACCCGGCCCTGGGAACGAGAGGAGCCGGGCACGGGGTAGGAAGAACCCAACGCTGGTGCCGTGGCGCCaggccccgccgctccccgcaGGGATTCACCGGCTCCTGGATCCTCCCGCAGCGTTTCGTGCCTGTCCCCGGCACATCCCGCCCGGCTGCCCCCGCCGCGTTCCCCCCGGCCCTGGAGGCGTTCGGCGGAcacaggaggagcagaaatGGGGCAGAAAAATGGCAAAGGAGTGGGGGCTGTGAGTCAGCAGCTGGGGTCACCGCTGCTCCGTACCAGCCAGGTGACCTTGGAAGCGGTGTGCCGGGGCTGAGTAAAGGGACAATAATCCTAttcacccctcagcctcatTTCCCAGGGCAGCAAAGCACATTCCTGCTCCGCGTGCGGTCGCGGGTGTCACTCAAACCCTGAGCTCCCAGCACAACCCcgagggggggggaaggtttTGCTCATTGCCCCTCGACGGGCTCTGCCCAGAGGGGCCACAGAGAAGAAGGGGGGCACAGAGATGCATCACCCGCATCGCGTCGGGCTCTGCGGGGGggtcagctctgctgccacctccttGGGGTCCCACCAGccctcacacacacccccagaGCCTGCCTGGGGTTCTCTGTGCCCCCCTTCTTCTCTGTGgcccccaggctgggcaggagaCCCGCAggtcccagcagcacctggatCAGAGCAGCCACAAAAGCCCCCGGGCAGCCGTCGGGCACCACTCCCCCAGCCCAGCGCTGCCCAGGCAGGTCTGCAGGAGGGAAAAACACCTCCCAGTGCCGGGGGAGTTTCCAGGGCTTGGCAGAGCCCGTCCTGCCCGGGCAGAGGCCAAGCCCTGGCCACGGCACTGGGGCAGAGGCAGCGAATGTTTCTCCCTCCCTGGGAAGGGCAGAGATGCCCCAGACCGAAGGAAACCCACCCCAACACTGCTGTGTACTCTGTGAAGCTGGGAGGTGAATAAAAAGAGTTGCTGAGTCCTAAGGCCACCCcaaagccccctccccaccaagCCATGGCCGACAGGGAACCCCACAGCCTTGGCATGGAGCAGGGTAGAGCCTCATACATGCCCCACACTGTCATTCCCTTCAGTACTTTATTaaatagttttcaaaaatacagaTGCAGAAAGACTTAGAACTACCCCATCCCCCCAGCTGGTTAAAAACTACAAACAGCCCAAATCCCAGCCCCTGCAGTGCCCCATGTCCCAGCCCTTCCCATCCCACTCCAGCACCACAGAaaggggtggcaggagggtcCCACCAGGGTGGCAGGGTTCTCCCTGCAGCCAAACCAGCTCCAACACCTCCAAAGCTGTACAAAGCCACACAGTGCTCACACTTCCCACCCCCCACACCACTCACAGCTCCACGGCCCCCAAACCATCCCCCAGGATGGGGCTGACGTGGAGCTGAATGTGCCCAAACGATGGGCAGGACCCCCAGACTTTGATGTCACTCCTTGCCCAGCCAgagccaccagctccctggTTTCTGTGGATTTATGGATGCCCCAACACAACTTCTctctccccacccaccccccacccacGAAGTTTATAAAATagggtttctttttgttggctttttttttgtttgtttgtttttttgcttttttctacAAAGACAGTGGTGGGGTTTCCTTTGCACCAGCAGAAGAGTCTCCCTGCGAGGTAGAGAGTTAATTTCAGGGCTGACAGATCCTAGATTCAAACCAGTTTGTACTAGCTGAGGTAAAATTCAGTAGTTTATAGCAAGTTTTGCAATGCCAGAGGGCCATCAAGATTCCTCATTGCCGGAGTCATCCTCATCCCCATAACAGCTGtctgcttcctcctccatctcATCATCTTCATAATAATCATCGTAGAAGAGGTCAGAGCCCTCATCTGGGGCTGGAGTCTTGGTCTTCACACAGTACTCGGCCAGCGTGGTGGGGACCTTCACACCATCCCTCTCAGCATCCACCTTGGTGCCCAAAACCTGCTTCCTGGAGAGCAAAAAATGCCAGGGGTGAGGATGAAGCTTCACAGATCCTGATCTGTGATCCTGATCTCCTCAGCTCAGGAGCCAAAAGGGgctgagagcagagccaggcacGTAACCCAGCCACAAAAACTCCACCCCTACCATCCCAACAGGACAAGACGTGCCCCCGAGGCCCCGTGCCCTGCAAGGAGGCAGCTCAGGCAGTGCTCTCCCTGCCGGGCTCCTCACACACCTGATGATATCCGTGTATTCCCGGTCCTTCCCTTTGCTCTCCTTCCACTTGCGGTACATCACCGAGGCGTCCACGTTGGCGGGAGAGAAGGTGTTGGGTTCGTTCAGCAGCGAGATGACGCTCAGGAGGATGGTCCTGGCCACGGGGAaacaccagcagctcagctcccagcacctccacctGATTTGGGGAGCGTGGGAAGCAGTCCCCGTCTCCCcaccagccccccagccccctccccaccagccctTACCTCACGTTCTGTGTGGGGTTCCAGCGCTCAGAGGGCAGCTCCCCGCTCTGCGGGTCATCCACGGGTGGGTGGAGGATGGAGATGCAGACATCACCAGTCTGGAACCACAAGGGAAACAGGACCTGAGGATCTGCTGCCCTCGGCCTcctccagctcagcccctgcagtTTGGTTTAAGCCAGGCCAGGCAGTCCCAAAGGGTCCCTCACTCACCCCGTGCCCACCCTCAGCACGAGCCCCCCCGTCCCCGCTGGCCGAGCGTGGGAGCCTCAGAGCCTGGCTGGCCCGGGCCCAGCTCCAGGGCCTTAGAGCAGCTGCCATAAGCTCGTTAGCTGCAATTCCAGTGCCAGGCACCAGGCACCAAAGGCACAGAGCTCCCACTGCTCGTGACAAAGCCTGGCATCGCCACCCTGTGCCGGCACCACGGGAGGACGCGTCCCAGACCTACCTCGTAGATGTTGGGGTGCCACATTTTGGTCAAGAACCTAAAGGCAGGAGGGGAGTAGGGATAATCGATGGGAAACCGGAGACGAGCCTGCAGGGAACAATGAGGAGAAGTGAGTGTGGGTTTgtgagagggaagggaaggaaggcacTGACCTCCTGACACcaccacaaaaaagaaacccGGGCCAAGTCCAGCTGTGCTCCACGGGAGGACAACGGCAGCACGGCCGGTGAGGAAGGTGACAGAGGAAGGTGACACACGGTGGCCAGGCTGCTTGGGGAGGCTGTTTACCCTTCAGAGCTCCCAGGGAAGGAAGCGCCAGGTACTCTGTGCTCTGATTTACACAACGAGCCTCTAAAAATAGCCCGGCACCTCTGAGAAAACAGACCGAGCCAGAACCGGCCGTGGCGCGGAGCTCAGgtgctaaaaataaaagcagatgaagATCGCAGCGCAGCCCAGGGCCCTCCTGAAGGCACTGGGCACAGAAACCCAGGGCTCCGGGCAGCAGGGAGGACAGGGCTGCTGTCAGCCCCCGAGCCAGAGGTGGCACAGGGAGGCACAGACACGTCCCGGTGCTCCCGGGTGTCCCACGGGGACGGGGCAGATGCTGCTCAGCCTCTGGTGactgctgcagctctcaggtGTTTCCAGGCTCTGGAAGCAAACTTCCAGATGGAGACTCAGCCACTggctcccaaaaaaaaaaaaaaaaaaaaaaaaaaaaaaaaaaaaaaaaggcaacagccAGAAATAAACAAGTAAAATGGTGAAGACTCAGAGCACACAACTACTCCCTGAACATTTCTCGCTGCCTCAGTTTGCCTCAGGATTCAGCACTTGGATCCAAGAAGTGACAGTGCCAacccccctggctctgcctggcaGTGACCTGGGATTCCTCTTCACCCACGGAACGAGCCTGGGATGGGCCCTGCTCAGAAGGGCAACAGCAAACGAGGCTTCAGATGCTTCTGGAGTTACAGCCTGGacaagaggcagagctgccaaACCCCACTGTCAGCTCCCAGCCATTAAAAGCTCAGCAGGGACAAAtccatcctcctcccagctgaCCCCAGCTCCACCCAGAGCTCAAACTCCCCCACTCACTGACCCCcacccagctctgtccccagtcGATCTTACACAGAGTCCcaggagccccagcagcagcactggggtcCATCCCTGCTCCCGATTCCCCCCCCGGGCTGGCCCTTGGCCCAACCTCCCGtgctctgccaggctggggctggggccagggctggttttgttgtgtgcccggggctgctggagcccagggaAGCACAGGCAGCAACACGCGGCTCTGCACTGGGCTCCAGCCAAGCAGCTGAACTCGGCAGAACAATCCCCTTTGTTGTAGGGATCAGGACAAAACCAGCCAGAGGCAAAGCGTCCCCAAAAGGGTGCTTGGGAAGAGCCCCATGAGCCCTGCACGAGCAGGACGGTGGTaccaggagctggaaaaggacctgaccccttcccactcccctctcctgcaggAACTCAGATCTGCTGCTGAGCCTGGAAGCTCCCGGGACACAGAGCAGGAGCGTGAGGGAGCTGCTGAAAGGGTGAGAGTGCAAAGGGCCTGGAGCCAGGAGAGGCTACGGAAAAAAGGCTCCTTTCAGGGAAAACCTGACTCCAAAGCATCGAGCTCAcctgccacagctcctggggacaaACAACCCTCCCCATGGCAGCACAGCTGACCCTGGGGCTGACTCACCCCGGTGcatccccaccccagcagcaacAGGATGAGCTGGTGGTGGAGGcgggaggaagagaaaagaggaagaaaacagccAGGCAGGTTGCACAACACCTCTGGGAAGGACACATACCCATACCCACCCCCCGAGGGGGACTGGACCTGCCTGCTGCCCCCCGGACCCCCCCAGCAAACACAcagcaccccctccccatcacctccagctgctgcctgtgcctgccTGGAGCCTCCTTTGTCTCTTCCCTTTGGTTTGGTGGTGATGCCCCAACCCCCTGCAGGAGGGGGAACATCAGCCACCCCCAGCTCGCTCTCCTGCACCCCCACACCAGAAGGATGGGGCGGGGGAAGAAGGTGGAAAAGCCCTCGGAGGCAAAGCTTCTGTGGGGCACAAATATCCACCCCAAAAGATGAACCTCATCCAGTTTGGCAGCAGCCACCTGCTTGCAGGTTCCCTCCTCACAGCACCCCAGGACACCACAGCTCCTAAAGCCCCTGGGACCCCAAGACTCCCCTTAACCTGACCCTCAGAACACTCCCTctcaccccccagctccctcccagggTGTCCCCACTCTCCTGTGGTCTCTCCCTCTTCCAAAATCCATTCTCAggcagctcccccccccccggcacCCCCTCGTCTCTTGTCTCCTACCCCACACCTCCACCCCGCAGTTTCTTCTCCAGAGCTCGGTCCCCCCGATACCGCACATcccccctgctgcccccagcccctcaccttGAAGTACCCGCCCTCGTAGTAGGTGTTCGGGGGGCCGAAGATGGCCACCTCCCAGTTGTAGAGGTCCCCTTCATCCACCAGGTTGACCCGGAACCCTTCCACgggctcctcctgcagccctttGAGTTCCAGCAGCAGCGCCTTCTGCGAGCTGGGTACCAGAGGCCGCGCCATGACGAAGAGCTGGGGTAGGCCGCGACCGAAGCCGGGGACTGGCGTAGGCGCAAGAGCCGCTGCGGGGCGCGGGGCGGCGGCTGCGGATTCTGCTGCGCGGCGGCCGCTGCGAGCGCAGCCGCGCGGGGCACGCCGGGAACTGTAGTCCGCACAGGCGGGGCGGGACCAACGCAGGCTCCTCCCCCTCGGACACAGCCGGCCAATAGGAGTTAGGGGGCGGGGCAAGCATCAGACTCCTCCTTCTGAGCCT
This region of Heliangelus exortis chromosome 28, bHelExo1.hap1, whole genome shotgun sequence genomic DNA includes:
- the CDC34 gene encoding ubiquitin-conjugating enzyme E2 R1, which codes for MARPLVPSSQKALLLELKGLQEEPVEGFRVNLVDEGDLYNWEVAIFGPPNTYYEGGYFKARLRFPIDYPYSPPAFRFLTKMWHPNIYETGDVCISILHPPVDDPQSGELPSERWNPTQNVRTILLSVISLLNEPNTFSPANVDASVMYRKWKESKGKDREYTDIIRKQVLGTKVDAERDGVKVPTTLAEYCVKTKTPAPDEGSDLFYDDYYEDDEMEEEADSCYGDEDDSGNEES